From the Lathyrus oleraceus cultivar Zhongwan6 chromosome 4, CAAS_Psat_ZW6_1.0, whole genome shotgun sequence genome, one window contains:
- the LOC127074747 gene encoding uncharacterized protein LOC127074747, whose product QRENPPVFKGKHDPDAALGWLKEIERIFRVMDCTPAQKVRYGTHMLAVEADDWEFLRKYYPEDVRGKKEIEFLELKQGNMSVTDYAAKFVELSKFYPHYTGAGAEFSKCIKFENGLRSEIKKAVGYQKIRIFTELVDSCRIFEEDNNAHYKIVSDRKGKQHQNRGKPYDAPAGKGKQGAAPAQRTSRGGAPAGIVCFKCGQAGHKSNVCTAEVKRCFRCGKTGHAMADCKHKEMICFNCGEEGHIGSQCQKPKKSQTGKVFALTGTQTSCEDRLIRGTCFINGTPLITIIDTGATHCFISANCARRLGLKLSALDGELIVETPAKGSVTTSLVCLKCPLSIFDKDFYVDLVCLQLDGMDVILGMNWLEYNYVHINCHHKSVRFSTPEEEGVDLLPFRGLRKLMKEGAQMFSLMATLSVESKAKIEELLVVKEFPEVFPDEIPSVPPEREVEFTIDLVPGTRPVSMAPYRMSASELYELKKQLEDL is encoded by the exons cagagagagaatccgccggtgtttaaagggaagcatgatccagatgcagccttgggatggttgaaagagattgagagaatcttccgtgttatggattgcactccagctcagaaggttcggtatggtactcacatgctagcagtcgaagctgatgactg ggaatttctgagaaagtattatccggaagatgtccgtggtaagaaggaaattgagttccttgagctgaagcaaggaaacatgtctgtcactgattatgctgcgaaatttgtggagctgtccaaattttatcctcattacactggtgctggtgctgaattttcaaagtgcatcaagttcgagaacggattgcgctctgaaattaagaaggctgttgggtatcagaagatacgcatttttactgaactggttgatagctgcaggatatttgaggaggacaataatgctcattacaagattgtcagtgaccgcaagggaaagcagcatcaaaaccgtggcaagccgtatgatgctccagcgggaaaagggaaacaaggagctgctccggctcagaggactagtaggggaggtgctcctgctggtatagtttgcttcaaatgtggtcaggctggtcataagagtaatgtatgcactgctgaagtaaagaggtgttttcgctgtggtaagactggtcatgcaatggctgattgcaagcacaaggaaatgatttgttttaattgtggcgaagaagggcatattggaagtcagtgtcagaagccaaagaaatctcagactgggaaggtgttcgcattgaccggaactcaaacctcctgtgaggacagacttatccgaggtacatgtttcataaatggtactcctttaattactattattgataccggtgctacccactgttttatttctgctaactgtgctcgaagactgggtttaaaattgtccgctttggatggtgaattgattgttgagaccccagctaagggatcagtaactacttctttggtatgtttaaaatgtcctttgtcgatcttcgataaagatttctatgttgatttagtatgtttgcagttggatgggatggatgtaattcttggtatgaactggttagagtataattatgttcatataaattgtcatcataagtcggtgaggttttccactcctgaagaggaaggagttgacttattacctttcagaggattgcgaaaattgatgaaagagggagctcagatgttttctttgatggcgacgttgtcggttgaaagtaaagctaagatagaggaactgttagtggtgaaagaattccctgaagtttttcctgatgaaattcctagtgtgccgccagagagggaagttgaatttactattgatctggtacctggtactaggcctgtttcgatggcaccgtatagaatgtcggcatcggaattgtatgaattaaagaagcaattggaagactta